Proteins encoded in a region of the Vicia villosa cultivar HV-30 ecotype Madison, WI linkage group LG5, Vvil1.0, whole genome shotgun sequence genome:
- the LOC131606084 gene encoding uncharacterized protein LOC131606084 yields MEIDELKSGMTKLIEMLQVLIARGEPPQKTVIVEVPSADVEPQPTQQPPSTWHEFGLPHGYTPPYEKTPGVGQSSQLVMGQSSNQVFRAPIMTESQPITHTMAQPTYVNPLFEHQAARSQNGSQGDAGDIEDVKEQYQILEKRLRAMEGNDYFGVVAENMCLVSDVVMPTKFKTPEFEKYKGNTCPRSHLNMYYRKMAAYTKNDKLLIHCFQDSLSEASLKWYMGLEGNHIRCFQDLSDAFMKQYKYNLDMAPDHRQLQSMS; encoded by the coding sequence atggaaattgatgaatTGAAGTCAGGCATGACCAAGCTAATTGAAATGCTacaagttttgattgctagaggagaaccgcctcagaagactgtcattgttgaagtcccaagtgctgatgttgaacctcaacctactcaacaaccaccttctacatggcATGAGTTTGGTTTGCCACATGGTTACACTCCTCCCTATGAGAAAACTCCTGGTGTTGGTCAATCTTCACAACTTGTGATGGGCCAGTCTTCAAATCAAGTGTTTCGTGCTCCTATCATGACTGAATCTCAGCCTATTACGCACACTATGGCTCAACCTACTTATGTGAATCCTTTGTTTGAACATCAAGCTGCTCGTTCCCagaatggaagtcaaggagatgctggagatattgaagatgtcaaagagcaATATCAAATTCTAGAAAAGAGACTTAGGGCCATGGAAGGCaatgattactttggggttgtCGCTGAAAACATGTGTTTGGTTTCTGATGTTGTCATGCctacaaaattcaagactcctgagtttgagaaatataaagggaacacttgcccaagaagccatttgaacatgtactaccgcaagatggctgcttataccaagaacgacaaacttctcatccattgctttcaagatagcctGAGTGAAGCCTCTTTGAAATGGTACATGGGACTTGAGGGGAATCACATTCGTTGCTTCCAAGATCTatctgatgctttcatgaagcaatataagtataatctggacatggcacctgacCACCGACAATTGCAAAGCATGTCTTAA
- the LOC131601080 gene encoding mannosyl-oligosaccharide 1,2-alpha-mannosidase MNS1, giving the protein MARGSRSVSSSSKWRYCNPGYYLKRPKRLALLFIVFVSVSFVVWDRQTLVSEHQVEISELRKEMSDLQNLLEELNKVHGGAVRKGDSKGTTNKSTKEALDDPIDIQRREKVKEAMLHAWNSYEKYAWGQDELMPQSKSGVNSFGGLGATLIDSLDTLYIMGLDEQFQKAREWVANSLDFNKDYDASVFETTIRVVGGLLSTYDLSGDKIFLDKARDIADRLLPAWNTPSGIPYNIINLSHGRAHNPGWTGGSSILADSGTEQLEFIALSQRTGDPKYQQKVENVITVLNKTFPDDGLLPIYINPDSGTTSYSPITFGAMGDSFYEYLLKVWVQGNKTPAVKLYRDMWEKSMKGLLSLVRKSSPSSFTYICEKNGGSLSDKMDELACFAPGMIALGSSGYGPEDSQKFMSLAEELAWTCYNFYQSTATKLAGENYFFHSGQDMSVGTSWNILRPETVESLFYLWRLTGNKTYQEWGWNIFQAFEKNSRIESGYVGLKDVNNGVKDDMMQSFFLAETLKYLYLLFAPTSVIPLDEWVFNTEAHPLKIVTRDGGKPVKNSNEKQKPPRIGGRKEGRSG; this is encoded by the exons atggcgAGAGGGAGTAGATCAGTGAGTAGTAGCAGTAAATGGAGGTACTGTAATCCGGGTTATTACTTGAAGCGACCAAAGCGTCTTGCTTTGCTTTTCATCGTTTTTGTTTCGGTTTCTTTCGTTGTTTGGGATCGTCAAACTCTGGTCAGCGAACACCAG GTTGAAATTTCTGAGCTGCGTAAAGAAATGTcagacttgcaaaatttg TTGGAAGAGTTAAATAAAGTGCACGGTGGCGCTGTCAGGAAGGGTGACTCAAAGGGAACAACTAACAAGTCCACTAAAGAGGCCCTGGATGATCCCATTGATATCCAGAGAAGGGAAAAAGTAAAAGAAGCAATGCTTCATGCTTGGAATTCTTATGAAAAATATGCGTGGGGCCAAGATGAACTTATG CCACAGTCAAAGAGTGGTGTCAATAGCTTTGGAGGTCTTGGAGCAACTTTAATTGATTCTCTTGATACACTATACATTATGGGACTTGATGAACAGTTTCAGAAAGCCCGAGA ATGGGTTGCAAACTCTCTGGATTTTAACAAGGATTATGACGCAAGTGTTTTTGAGACAACCATAAG AGTAGTGGGTGGCCTTCTTAGTACATATGATCTCTCAGGGGACAAAATTTTCCTTGACAAAGCTAGAGACATTGCAGATAGATTACTGCCTGCATGGAACACCCCTTCAGGAATTCCTTATAACATCATCAACCTGTCACATGGACGTGCACACAATCCTGGATGGACTGGG GGTTCGAGTATTTTGGCAGATTCTGGCACCGAACAGCTAGAGTTCATTGCTCTATCTCAAAGGACCGGAGATCCAAAGTATCAGCAGAAG GTGGAGAATGTTATAACAGTACTTAATAAAACATTTCCTGATGATGGATTACTTCCTATCTATATTAATCCCGATAGTGGAACAACAAGCTACTCTCCCATCACATTTGGCGCCATGGGTGACAG TTTTTATGAATACTTGCTTAAAGTTTGGGTTCAGGGGAATAAGACTCCAGCTGTAAAACTTTATAG AGATATGTGGGAGAAATCAATGAAAGGTCTGTTAAGTTTGGTTCGGAAGTCATCGCCATCTTCTTTTACTTATATATGTGAGAAGAACGGAGGATCTCTCTCTGACAAA ATGGATGAACTAGCATGTTTTGCTCCAGGGATGATTGCTTTAGGATCATCTGGTTATGGTCCTGAGGATTCCCAGAAGTTTATGTCACTTGCAGAAGAG CTTGCTTGGACATGTTATAACTTCTACCAATCAACTGCAACAAAATTGGCCGGAGAGAACTATTTCTTTCATTCTGGGCAG GACATGAGTGTCGGTACATCATGGAACATCCTGAGGCCAGAGACAGTTGAATCACTGTTTTACCTTTGGCGTCTAACTGGCAACAAGACATACCAAGAATGGGGTTGGAATATATTTCAAGCTTTCGAGAAGAATTCTCGTATAGAGTCTGGCTATGTTGGACTAAAGGAT GTTAACAATGGTGTTAAAGACGACATGATGCAAAGTTTCTTTCTTGCGGAGACTCTAAAGTATCTTTATCTTCTCTTTGCACCTACTTCAGTCATCCCATTAGACGAATGGGTATTCAACACAGAAGCACACCCTTTGAAGATTGTGACGAGGGATGGAGGGAAACCTGTTAAGAACTCAAATGAGAAGCAAAAACCTCCTAGAATAGGTGGAAGAAAGGAAGGACGGTCCGGTTAG
- the LOC131601620 gene encoding importin subunit alpha-3-like, with product MYQIEEIRSKRIDLMSSEADAQKGALKFFAILVSSGDLNKINAVTENEVVPCLALATWALRNIAGRLSKHTEVVVANGVIPRLVQLLSSKKYIIQMKAAWALGNIACDSLEKRDIIVENGALAPLMCMLKTTNKHVLMMTRWTLRKTCSEIIPPRFAETLTEEDKPDESAILSGLQVIIFVDHSSEVGFHYFSYDPKYSKFILYVLMVMGNLAQCGNTQKQWLLGPSRKLSDKLILKEACWVIGNLARGKGTIYRWTIGYLSNV from the exons ATGTATCAG ATTGAAGAGATTCGTTCAAAGCGCATTGATTTGATGTCTAGCGAAGCTGATGCACAAAAAGGGGCATTGAAGTTTTTTGCAATACTCGTCTCTTCCG GCGACCTCAACAAAATTAACGCTGTGACCGAGAACGAAGTTGTTCCTtgtttg GCCCTTGCAACATGGGCACTAAGAAATATTGCCGGACGACTGTCTAAGCATACTGAAGTTGTTGTTGCAAATGGTGTAATTCCTCGTCTCGTGCAGCTGCTGAGTAGTAAGAAATACATCATTCAAATGAAG GCTGCTTGGGCGTTAGGAAATATAGCGTGCGATTCTTTAGAAAAAAGAGATATTATAGTTGAAAATGGTGCACTTGCGCCACTGATGTGTATGTTGAAGACAACCAACAAACACGTCTTGATGATGACTAGATGGACATTACGAAAGACGTGCAGTGAAATCATTCCACCAAGATTTGCAGAAA CACTGACAGAAGAAGATAAGCCGGATGAGAGTGCTATACTATCCGGACTCCAAGTTATTATATTTGTTGACCATTCAAGTGAA GTTGGATTTCATTATTTCAGCTATGATCCCAAATATAGCAAGTTTATTTTGTATGTTTTGATGGTCATGGGAAATTTGGCACAGTGTGGAAATACTCAAAAACAA TGGCTACTTGGGCCATCTCGCAAACTATCTGACAAACTGATTCTTAAAGAGGCATGTTGGGTAATAGGAAACCTCGCACGTGGAAAAGGGACCATTTACAG GTGGACAATTGGTTACTTAAGCAATGTataa
- the LOC131601082 gene encoding GATA transcription factor 28 — translation MDGIHGDDSRMENGDGQHPIHMSYEHHGLHHMSNGNGMEDDQNNGCGGDSNCGGSENAEGDVPSNNGNLHDNQSLIMDQGNNDIGDQLSLSFQGQVYVFDSVSPEKVQSVLLLLGGRELPPTIPSMPISPDENNRGFTGTPQKFSVSQRLASLIRFREKRKERNFDKKIRYTVRKEVALRMQRNKGQFTSSKSSHDESEINCGTNEGLVADNNGSQQQDTVCRHCGISEKCTPMMRRGPEGPRTLCNACGLMWANKGALRDLSRAATLPTHNSPLNKNESQNLENNQTVLRDAAESS, via the exons ATGGATGGTATTCACGGGGATGATTCGCGAATGGAGAATGGTGATGGACAACATCCTATACATATGTCATATGAACATCATGGATTGCACCATATGAGCAATGGGAATGGGATGGAGGATGATCAAAATAACGGTTGTGGCGGTGATTCTAACTGCGGTGGAAGTGAAAATGCGGAAGGTGATGTACCCTCCAACAATGGAAATCTTCATGACAATCAAAGTTTAATAATGGATCAAGGGAATAATGATATTGGAGATCAGCTTAGTTTGTCTTTTCAAGGACAGGTTTATGTCTTTGACTCGGTTTCACCAGAAAAG GTTCAATCTGTACTTCTGTTACTCGGAGGCCGTGAACTTCCTCCAACCATACCTTCCATGCCAATTTCTCCTGACGAAAATAACCGG GGATTTACCGGCACTCCACAAAAATTCAGTGTCTCTCAAAGATTAGCTTCATTGATTAGATTTCGTGAAAAGCGGAAGGAGcgaaattttgacaaaaaaattcgtTATACTGTTCGTAAAGAAGTAGCATTAAG GATGCAAAGAAATAAAGGCCAGTTTACATCTTCCAAGTCCAGTCATGATGAGTCTGAAATAAATTGCGGAACAAATGAAGGGTTGGTGGCAGACAATAATGGATCCCAACAGCAAGATACTGT TTGTAGGCACTGTGGCATCAGTGAGAAGTGCACGCCAATGATGCGACGTGGACCTGAAGGGCCAAGAACCCTCTGCAATGCTTGTGGACTTATGTGGGCAAATAAG GGAGCTCTTAGGGACCTATCAAGAGCCGCAACCTTGCCAACACACAATTCTCCACTAAACAAGAATGAG AGTCAAAATTTGGAGAACAATCAGACGGTGCTTAGAGATGCTGCTGAATCATCATGA